Proteins encoded by one window of Dioscorea cayenensis subsp. rotundata cultivar TDr96_F1 chromosome 6, TDr96_F1_v2_PseudoChromosome.rev07_lg8_w22 25.fasta, whole genome shotgun sequence:
- the LOC120263552 gene encoding GDT1-like protein 5, with amino-acid sequence MGFSLMEGFTKSLAMTVLSEIGDKTFFAAAILAMRHPRRLVLAGCLGALIVMTILSALLGWAAPNLLSRKWTHNITTILFFAFGLWSLWEGFTEEGDAEEFAEVEAKLDADLKADKNGAKGGPKADDLKKQQRPFLTQFFSPILLKAFSITFFGEWGDKSQIATIGLASDEDPFGVILGGILGQTLCTVAAILGGKSLASQISEKMVAFSSGILFLVFGVQSLLSAVGES; translated from the exons ATGGGTTTTTCTCTCATGGAG GGGTTTACTAAGTCTTTGGCGATGACCGTGCTGTCGGAGATCGGAGATAAGACTTTCTTTGCTGCTGCT atcttGGCAATGCGCCATCCAAGGAGGCTTGTCTTAGCTGGATGTTTGGGAGCACTGATT gtGATGACTATACTCTCTGCTCTTCTCGGCTGGGCTGCACCAAATCTG CTATCCCGCAAATGGACGCACAATATAACAACCATTTTGTTCTTTGCATTTGGCCTCTGGTCATTGTGGGAAGGATTCACAGAAGAAGG gGATGCGGAAGAGTTCGCTGAAGTAGAAGCAAAATTG GATGCTGATTTGAAAGCTGATAAAAATGGTGCTAAAGGAGGTCCTAAG GCAGATGACTTGAAGAAACAACAGAGACCATTTTTGACGCAATTCTTCTCACCAATTCTTCTGAAG GCGTTTTCAATCACTTTCTTCGGTGAATGGGGTGACAAGAGTCAG atTGCTACTATTGGCTTAGCATCTGATGAGGACCCTTTTGGTGTCATTCTTGGGGGCATTCT AGGGCAAACCTTGTGTACGGTAGCAGCAATTCTCGGTGGGAAGAGCTTGGCATCCCAGATATCTGAGAAGATG GTGGCATTCTCCAGTGGAATTCTGTTCCTTGTTTTTGGTGTTCAATCCTTGCTTTCGGCGGTCGGGGAGTCCTAA